The Pyrus communis chromosome 5, drPyrComm1.1, whole genome shotgun sequence region TACACTAatacaatattagctttaggtggcggatattagaaaaatcatgtCAGATAAATTATAtccgacacatcatttaattagtgGCGGATATTAGAAAAATTCTGTCAGTTATATCCGACATAAAGTCCTGGCGGATATTTAGTGGCGGAtatcaaaaaaattatgtcggttataaccaacagtatttttaatccttttttttagggaagtgttattggcactccaaaaatctcattatacacttttctttctaaatgtagaaagtttggagtgtagaatgagaaatttggagtgctaataaaaattcccttttttaaaaatatttttgacagAATCTGGtggtttttaagttaatggtggCGGTTATAACCTAcaaaaattgactattttattattttactttctggCAGTTATTATGTTAGTATTCTggtggttataaccgacagaaatgaaaattttattatttttaaatgttatattgattaaaaataaataaataaacacaaatttttaatatattttttttcactcatgaccCTAAAGTCTAATGAACTTAATTCCCACGAGCTAGAAATTTTTTGAGAGAATAATAACAACAGACTACAATCTAAAGCtctatcatttttgtaataTTATGCTCCCTCACAGGAAAGCAacaagatacaaagaaattcaaacaatttttttcaatgcgtCACAAAACACATTGTCTGGCACATAAACACACATGAACATCTAGTGTACCCTATCATGTGACAACCCATCccgaaatataatatattctTTCCTTGATAGTGTGGAATGACTATTTTACCCTTGAACATTGGGTTGTGAATGTATTATTGGGCTAAGAAAATGgactaattattttcttttcctagttCTTTGGACCTAATTGAAATTTGGGATTGTTTTGGATGAATCTTAGCCTACAATTCATAGCCCAATTAGGGCTTAAGGATTTTATATGGATATCCAATCCGAACACACACACGTGCACACACACGTATagacttctctctctccctctttcgaATCTTCCGTACAATCCGTACGTCCAATCTATCTACCAGCTTCATCTCTCACAAATCGAGCTAGTAGAGGTTGTTTTTGAACTCCTTGCAAGCATTGGAGTCAAGCCATGCCATTGGTTTGAGGAAAAGACTAGTAGAACTCGAGATGCCCGAGCTTCGGTAAGGAGTGGAATTTTCTTCTCTATGATCGAGAAGATATTAGCTGGATTTAAGACTTAAGAAGGTAAGAATTCATCTTCTCTAGCATGTTAGGctagttttggttaagtttggACGTCGAAATGAGCTTGGTTGTGGGATTGCAGGAATAGCTAGTTTTTCAGGGATTTTTCTGGCCATTTTCTGTTGGGTTTAGGACGTAAAAGTGGTAAGAGCTAGTTCTACTCATTtagagcttcattttggtacaaatttcatgaaatttggttaagaaatggcAAAGATAttcaagttttaaatttttccagaaaccggcgAGTGCAGCGGTGGCCGGCGCTGGAATCCGGCGAACCAtcggagaagaaggagaatatttcatcaattttgacGGAATacactaacggcgtcaggtaaaaTTAACGGTATATGCTgttatttaacggaatattccttaacGCCGTTAAGGAATCTATCAATGTGCCAAGCACGTGCCTACGCATGGGCGACGCGTGGCTGTGCCTTGGTCGGCACATGAGGGCGCGTGGGAACttagaaaattattctaaaaatatagggatgttcATAGGgttgagtaggccacgatggtatattcaaataccccaattgagcaacgtatgagaagttattacctagttttggttatgtgcttaaaataacattaaaatagttgtttcacatataggtgagatgtTTCCaaaggacgagcgcagtcaggCGAGGttcgggggttacgaccctgccacatatcagtgagtgggcttttggttttcagtgtatatatatatgcttggtatttttcccagaaagtcaTTTAAATGGAATTATgttttgaaatgccatgccaaatattttatacttagaatatgcatttagtagttgcatatatttatgtttGACGCTGCAGAAGcttaggtaagtgccaggtgagtttatagattgtggatgtgagttgcctgattatgttgagatgtattatagctcataaacctgcaccccagtgttagtgctcccgcttgtggtcagggcacagtccttcacgtgatgttcacctctcgcaccatacgctcaccttggatctaagttagatgcacagtcctgtcatacagaccactataggtggttcctgttggaaatgtgccctaaaaccaatcatatgatgatactttacggacatttcacaaagttaaactaatgtagtttaaatgtaaagggcaaagattattgtttgagccgtctcatataaatgttatatgcttaaacaataagtccaaggaatatgtgattggaagaatgcgatctaaagaagttagattcatgagaccattctttcgttgacacatcctaaacgttcctgatcataggattgtcaattgggcattgacagtctgttaagatcagtacgtgctatgtcttctctcagggagagtgactagtctcgagtcattggtgtgtgtgacatcaagacaagtacgtaggtgctcaatagagaatgagttcactgaacacgatcaacgaagagttctcatattcatgtcacatgagaactcatggttgggataatgcaaattagtcttttgacctgaggcatcacagttgtcttgtggttaggtccttaatctttgattatgtcaaagtcactccatcaggagggtgtccacgacatcgttggggtaaagccacttagccatggaggcaagtgaatgcgcaacaagggatctctaaccttcaaactgtttgagggagaatactctatgatatgattaagaatctttggccaaagtatgaatgagatttaggaatgtgttccaaatcacattcaaggtaatcatataagcacaagactcacattggatagtagacatgaatatgctatcaaaccaaacaatgtggtcaagagtattgtattagagaaagaccgtattgcatttgtaatcctaaaactgaataggttctccacctcttctgattagcttgggtaaccatgacatgctgctaggcgtcaaccatggtttgtggaagccctaaaagtgtattatcactaacgggagaattgaaagtaagtttcaattcacaatcgatttgaaagagtttgaatcgcccactgcctcgctaaaaggaacctaatggatcgtacaccgtgtaaggtagagattgaagattcaacggagatgagtaagaataattaaatggtttaattatttatggcaaggattaattaatatgattattaatcaaacgaataagttcgttaaaagacctcgggatagttttggaccttaaggcccaatgggcttcgaacgtcaagtccattgacttaagttgtgtgacaacttaatgaataatgattcacaaaggcccaaatagcccaataaatcccatgttaaagaaggagtggttttggacttatttacaagtttgccactcaaatgaattaaggaataagtatgactttatagccaaaattcattaagggttgtttttggggaaaggatgagaacacaagctctcctttctctctaaaatttcagccaccttggagggatcatctagcaatcaaactcctccaaggtcactcatttcttctacaatatgccttggtgtggagacttagaggttttcaattttgggaacttggagaaaccttttcatccatccaaatccatggatctaagatgcaaggaatgaaggccctctctttgggtgattagcctttgcttatgcaaagaggaatctacaaaggtattgatttctcaactcactttgttttgagttgagtcttggttcacctatctactaggctttgaagttcatgggttaagttttgtttttgagtgcatataaacatgattccgccttttaattgttaattgcatgttgttgatgttgctcaaatgaacttgttttccacaaatcttccttcagttCCGACTCTAGGTGACCCGCAATCattcgcatagtcttcatgtgatcgtagcacttaagcgtatttatttacacccagtcctgtcgtacaaaccactttaggtggttccgactcgtgtgcaggccTACTTGTTGAGCTATTGGTTGAGTTGTACAGGTcatattaggtgactccggctagatggatgagctatagattcagccgtacatgtcatattaagtgactccggctggcatatcatttacattgatttttatcacctggcttacatattttatgctgagatatttgacatggcatatatgtggattttaCTATTCCGAGCATGGTTTTCATATacgtatatattctattttatgggaaattatacaggttttacaacGAAGGGTTATTACCTTTGACaagtgaaatggttttgaaaagctttgtttttgcccactcacactttctgtttttcgcccctctaggttttaggtAGGAGTGCTTGTTGGTGGCTTACGATATCAGGATTGCACTTCTATTTGCTTAGTGTAAATTAGTTAgcttagttcttagttattcacatttctttatatcattatcatttctgcactgcgcacatggctacatcaccctcacgtgacggccagcacgccttgattttggtcgaggtgtgtcaatttggtattaAAGCCTAGGTTTGGTAGTCCTGCATATCTAGTGaatattctaattattttggtgtcttctgtcagaactatgtcACCTCGTAAAAAGCCACGTTCCTTGGCTGAGTCTAGTTTCCCTGATATTGCTTAGTTAGGGGATGTTATAGCCATTGATATTCAGTCTTCGCttcgccctccccagaggactcctctagAAACTATGTATCATctaaagttggataagtttatgACTAATGAAGGACATAAAGGAGTTGAGCGGTGACTCAATCATCTTGAGAAGACTTTCCATTTGATGCAGAGACACGAAAATCTCCCTGAGGATAAGTGGGTTGAGACAATTACCTGGTTTTTAGGTCAGGAGCTTGCATCTTGGTGGAGACAGGAGTCTTATCAGTTATCACCAGAGGAAACTGCTAATTGGGAAATTTTTAAATGGTTATTTTAGAAGAGATTCATTCCTCCAGAGCATATAGATCGCAAGAAGCAAGAATTTACGCACCTGAAGCAGGGAAAGATGACAGCTAATGAGTACTATATGAGGTttactgatttgtctcgttatcACCTGGAGATTGCTACTAATCCAGTAGAGATGCTCCGTCGTTTTAGGTTAGGTACTcgaaagaagtggcgttctatggcgaccacgACTCCCTGTGCTATTTaccaggagttttatgagattttGCTTCAAATTGAAGATTCAAAGAACATGCCCAGTGAtagcaaggaggaagaagacaaagatGGTAACcagaagaaaaatgataaagaTAAGGGTCAATTGTCTCAATGACCTTTCGTAAGACTCAAAGTTTGAAGAGAAGTGGTGCCAGTTCCAGTTCTTCTAGTGGGGCTTTGAGTTCCACCAGGCAGAGAAGGGTTGGTAGATTTTCTGGGGGTCCTCGTTTTCTGAGACAGAGGGATTCTGGTTGCATAGGTGCACCCTTATGTCGCAGATGTAATAATAGACATTTTAGGGAATGTAAGGGAGGCAACAGCGGATGCTATACTTGTGGTCATGCTATTCATTGTCCACAGAATCAGCATAAGCCCCAGCCGCCTTCTTTACCACCACCAATTTCGATCCAGTAAGTTTCAGTACCTACTAGTTATACTCAAACGGGTTGCGGGGGTGCTTATCATAATCAGGGCGACGTAGCTCCTTATTCTACAGGGCAGTATCAATATTCCCAGGATCCATATTATCAGAGTGGTTACCCTCAGCATTCTGGAGGTTATACGTCGTATCTTCCATATTCAGCTGGTGGGTCTCAATGGTATCCTAGAGGATAGTCCCAACACATGGAGGTTACTTCTAGTAGTGCAGGACCATCGAGGCAGCCTAGTCAACCAGGTCACGGGCGTAGTGTGTAGGGACATGGTAATCAGACTAGCAGAGGTTGAGAAGGACGACAGCAGGCACATGGGCGTATTCACCACATTACACTGCAGGATACTTTGAATAATCCTgatttgatcatgggtacgttgaatattcttggtcattttgctagagtattaattgattgtggtgctacgcattctgttatttctcatacgtttGCTCAGACGACACAACCTTATCCTACACCTCTTGGGTGTAATTTAGAAATTTCAATGCCTAGATGGAGACATGTTATGTTAGCTGTGTGTATACAGGATGTCCCGTGTTGGTGAAGGATGTTGTTATGCTCGCTAACCTCATTCCGttggatattgttgattttgatgttattttgggcacagattggttACATTATAATCGTGCTAATATAGGTTGCTACGGGAAGACAAATCTCTTTTCATCGTCCTGGATTGCCTAAGGTTACATTCGTGGGCGAACGTAGTGGAATAAGGCATGGCATTATTTCGGCCGTAAGGGCTAAAAGATTATTAAGGAAAAGTTGTTAGGGATATTtggctcatgtggtgttgaatGATAATACTCCTAATAGTGTGAGGATGTGTGAATGGTCAGGCATTTTCATGACGTATTCCCTGATGATTTACTTGGACTACCGCCAGACCGAGACATGGAATTCACCATTGATTTACTTCTAGGTATAGACCCTATATCTTTAACTTTTTATCGAATGGCTCCTGTTGAATTGAGAGAATTGAAAATTCAATTACAGGAACTAGTtgataagggttttattcagcctagtaatTCACCCTGGAGAGCTCCAGTTTTATTTGTACGGAAGAAAGATaggactttgaggctatgtattgagCATCGACAATTGAATCAGGTAACAATTAAGAACTGTTATCCGTTACCACGTatagatgatttatttgatcagctTCAAGGCGACTGTATGTTTTCTAAtattgatttgaggtctggttactatcagttGAAGATCAAAAACGaggatgttcctaagacggcttttaggactcgatatggtcattatgagtttcttgtgATGCCATTCAGGTTAACTAATGAGCTTGCAGCTTTTATGGACTTGATGAATcgagtattccagccatatctagatagatttgtcattttctttattgacgatattctggtgtactctaagtctaaagcagagcatgttcgacatctcactttggtgttgaagaaattgagggaacattaattgtatgctaagtttagcaaatgccgattttggttagatcaagtggcatttttgggacatGTTATATTGGCCAAAAATATTTAGGTGGACCCTCAAAAGGTAGCAGCTGTTGAGAATTGGGAGCAGCCATGAACTATCATGGAGGTACGGAGTTTCCTTGGTCTAGCAGGTTATTATAGACggtttgttaaagatttttcTGTTATTGCATTACCACTAATGAGGTTGACAAGAAAAGATGTTAGATTTGAGTAGGACGAtaattgtgagcagagtttccagcagttgaagtattgtctcactcatgcacctatTTTGACGATCCCAGATGATAGTGGTAATTTTGAGATCTACAATGATGCTTCATTGAATGGTATGGGTtatgtgttgatgcagcatggtaagGTGATTGGTTACGCTTCGCGACAGTTGAAgcctcatgagatgaattatcCTACTCATGATCTTGAATTAGCAGCCATTATCTTTGCCTTGAAGatttggagacattatctttaagGTGAAAAATGTAAGATTTTTACAGATCATAAAAGTATTCAGTATCTTTTCACTCAAAGGGATCTTAATCTTTGACAATGAAGATGGATTGAATTGctcagtgattatgattgcacaaTTAAGTATCACTCTGGTCTTGCAAATATGGTGGTAAACACACTTAGTAGGAAGTCTCAGGGCCGAATTAATGCTTTATACGCTTGTTGTATCCCTCTTCTTGCAGATTTGAGATCCACTGGAGTAAAGTTAGGGGTGGAAGATCGAGAGAAAGCTTTGCTTGCTAGTTTCCAGGTCAgaccaattttaattgatcgtgtgCTCGAGGCTCAGATGAATGATGAAGAAACCCATGAGTTAATTCATGCTTTATCacaggggaaaaagaaagatcttaGAGTTTGGGAGTCAAATGGTATGCTTATGCAAGAGAGACGAATGTACGTGCCGAATAAtgatgaattaaagaaagaaattcttgatgaagtgCATATATCGGCATATGCAATGCATCCTGGgggtactaaaatgtatcataccattcgaccattttattgcTGGCCTGgcatgaaaagagaaattgctgaatatgtgagtaggtgtgccatTTGTCAACAGGTCAAAGCTGAAAGGAAAAAGCCATTTGGATTGATGCAACCACTTCCCATACCACAGTGGAATTGGGAagatatcaccatggatttcgTGTATAAACTTCCTCGTACACGAAATGGTTATGATAGTATTTGGGTGATAGTGCATCGGCTTACTAAATCAGCGCACTTTATTCCAGTAAGGGGGAAATATTCTTTAAGCCGATTAGCTGAGTTATTCATATCAAAGATTGTTAAATACCACGGGGTTCCAGTTAGTATTATTTCTGATCGGGATCCTAGGTTCACTTCTAAGGTCTGGGTGGCATTTCAGGAGGCTCTTGGTTTGAGGTTACTCTATAGTACAacatatcatcctcaaacagaCGGGCAATCTGAGAGGACTATTCAGACATTAAAGGATATGCTGAGATCTTCGAtattgcagtttggtgatgcttggcataaACATTTAAATTTGATGGAATTCGCCTACAATAACAGCTACCATTCGAGCATTGGTATGTCACCTTTTGAGGCACTTTATGGTAAGTCTTGTCGTACACCATTATGCTATTTAGAGGTTGGTGAAAGAGTATTAGTGGGCCCTGAGATTGTAGAtgagactactcagaatattcaggtaattaagtctaacctgaaagcggcCCAGGATTAACAAAAGAGTCTAGCAGACAAGCATGCCACTGATCGGGTGTATAAAGTTGGTGATTGGGTGTTTTTAAAGTTATCACCATGGAAGGTGTAGTACGGTTCGGGAAAAAGGGTAAGCTAAGTCCtaggtacatcggaccgtaTCAGATCACcgagcgagttggtgaagttgctTACAGGCTTGGGTTGCCTCCAGAGTTATCTAAAGTGCatgatgtttttcatgtttccATGCTTCATCATTATGTCTGAGATCCATgacatgtgatacctcctcaaccattgGAAATTAATCTAGATTTAACTTATAACGAGGAGCCAGTGATGATTTTGGATTGGAAAGATAAGGTTTTGAGGAATAAGACCGTAcgcttagtgaaagttttgtggagaaatcatTCGGTGGAGGAAGCCACCTGGGAGACAGAGAATTGCATAAGGGATTTGTACCCACGCTTGTTTTATGGATATTAATCATTGTTTATTATTGTATGAAATTTCGGgaacaaaattttcttaagagggtaggttgtgacaacccgtcctgaaatataatatattttatccttGATAGAGTGGAATGACTATTTTACCCTTAAGCGTTGGGTTGTGAATGTATTATTGGGCTAAGAAAACAgactaattattttattttcttactgCTTTGGACCCAATTGAAACTTGGGATTGTTTTGGATGAATCTTAGCCTACAATTGGTAGCCCAATTAGGGCGTAAGGATTTTATATGGATATCCAATCTGGACACACACACGTATAGActtttttctctccctctctcaagTCTTCCTCGTCCATACAATCTGTACGTCCAATCTCTCTACCAGCTTCATCTTTCACAGATCGAGTTAGTAGAGGTTGTTTTTGAACTTCTTGCAAGCCTTGGAGTCGAGCCATGCCTTTTGTTTGAGGAAAAGACTAGTAGAACTCGAGATGCCCGAGCTCTGGCAAGGAGTGGAATTTTCTTCTGTGTGATTGAGAAGATATTAGCTGGATTTAAGACTTAAGAAGGTAAGAATTCATCTTCTCTAGCATGTTAGGctagttttggttaagtttggACGTCGAAATGAGCTTGGTTGTGGGATTGCATGCATAGCCCATTTTTCAAGGATTTTCCCGGCCATTTTCTATTGGGTCTAGGATGTAAAAGTGGTAAGAACTAGTTCTACTCGTTtagagcttcattttggtacaaatttcatgaaatttggttgagaaatggcgAAGATAttcaagttttaagtttttctaGAAACCAGCGAGTGCAGCGGTGGCCAGCGCTGGAATTCGATGAACCATCGAAGAAGAATGagaatattccatcaattttGACAGAATATGCTAATGGCGTTAGGTAAAATTAACGGTATATGCTGTTATTTAACGCAATATTCCTTAACACCATCAGGGAATcagtcagtgtgccaggcacgtgcatGCGCATGgacggcgcgtgtggccgtgccttggttAGCATGTGAGGGCACGTGGGAACttagaaaattattctaaaaatatggggatgttcgtggggttgagtaggccacgatggtatattcaaataccccaattgagcaacgtatgagaagttattacctagttttggctATGTGCttaaaataacattaaaatagttgtttcacatataagtGAGACGTTGCCAAAGGACGAGCACAGTCAGGCCAGGCTCGAGGGTTACAACCCTGCCACAtatcaatgagtgggcttttggttttcagtataTAAATGCTTGATATTTTTCCCAAAAACTCATTTAAATGGAATTATgttttgaaatgccatgccAAATATTTTATACTTAGAATATGCATTTAGTAGTTGCACATATTTATATTTGACGCTGCAGAAGCTCAGGTAAGTGCCAAGTGAGTTTATAGATTGTGGATGTGAGTTGCATGATTATGTTAAGATGtattatagctcataaaccttcACCCCAGTgtcagtgctcccgcccgtggtcagggcacagtctttcatgtgatgttcacttcCCTCACTATACGTTCACCTTGGATCTAAGTTAAgtgcacagtcctatcgtacaaaccactataggtggttccgactcgtaggtgacccgcgatcattcgcacagtcttcacgtgatcgtagcacttgagcgtatttatttacacccagtcctgtcgtacagaccacttttggtggttccgactcgtgtgcaggcataCTTGTTGAGCTATTGGTTGAGCCATACAAGTtatattaggtgactccggctagatggatgagctatagattcagccgtacaggtcatattaagtgactccggctgacatatcatttgcattgatttatatcacctggcttacatattttatgctgaAATATTtaacatggcatatatgtggattttgctaTTCCGAGCATGGTtttgatatacgtatgtattctattttctgggaaattatacaggttttacagcgaggggttattacCCTTGACAAgtgaaatggttttcaaaagctttgtttttgcccactcacactttctgttttgtgcccctccaggttttaggtaggaGTGCTTGTTGGTGGCTTACAAGGAATTGACAGCGGTTCTGACAGATTATTACTAATGTATAACCACTTATggtattgtataattagtacttgtcTTACTGGACTGCACTTTAGCTACCTATACTCTGATTATTGTGTAACCACACTTAAATATCGGGATTGCACTTTTATTTGCTTAGTGTAAATTAGTTAGATTGGTTCTTAGCTGTTCACATTTCtttttatcattatcatttCCGCACTGCGCACAttgctacgtcaccctcacgtgacagtcaacacgccttgattttggtcgaggtgtgtcatatcatgtctgattttattattttaaaatgttatattgattaaaaataaataaataaacacatgttttaaatatttttttttttcactcatggccCTATCGGATATAACcaacacaaacaaaacaaaattttggacGGTCGCCAGAATAATCTCTGaatggttttttcttctttttttttttttgcgattttttacacatgctatctcggagtatatacaaacatatttgatggttggatcgttggaACTAGTTTCGCAGAATGCATATCCTATtaaattgatagatttaacaaacacttaagagttaatgttgtacttccattaagtataaaataagatttatccactagtgtaaatgttttaaattgaagatcgaattcattcattacgGTCTTATaaggtcgaggagtgtagctgtaaaaaatcatcaaaatcgaagctaaaataaccgttaaattgtgatttttcgtttataaccatcgaaaacttttgttgcATTACCTAATctctaaatgtttattttttgtgattttttacgcaTGTGATCTCGGGGTATATACACACAAATTTGTCGGTTGGATAGTTGAAAaacgtttcgtagaatgcgtagcgcatcaaaacggtagattaaacaaacacttagttaatgttatacttccccatcaagtataaaataagattttgtggtatccactagtataaattttttaaattgaagatcgcaTTCATTCAatacattcttatagggtcaaggagtgtagctgtaaaaaatcattaaaattggaGCTAAACTAATAGTTAAATTGTgaattttcgtttataaccgtcgaaattttttgttctgttacataatctttgaatgttttttttttgtgattttttacgtatgcgatctcggagtgtgtacaaacaagtttgacggttggatcattgaaaaacgttttgtagaatgcgtatcgcatcaaaacagtagattaaacaaacacttagagttaatgttatacttccccatcaagtataaaataagattttgtggtatacaCTAGTGtagattttttaaattgaatatcaaaTTCATTCAATGCATTCTTAAAGGTCGAGAAGTGTAGATGTAAAAGattatcaaaatcggagctaaaataaccgtgaAATTGTGAATTTTCATTTAtgaccgtcgaaaacttttgttctgttacctattctttgaatgtttgttttttgtgattttttacttaTGCGATCTCGGAGtatgtacaaacaagtttgacagttaaatcattgaaaaaagtttcgtagaatgtgtatcgcgtcaaaacagtagattaaataaacacttcagagttaatgttatacttccattaagtataaaataagattttgtggtatccactagtgtaaatattttaaattgaagatcaaatttattcattacattcttataggatcaaggagtgtagctattaaaaaatcattaaaatcggagcCAAAATAACCGttgaattgtgatttttcgtttataactatcgaaaacttttgttct contains the following coding sequences:
- the LOC137734265 gene encoding uncharacterized protein, which translates into the protein MTFRKTQSLKRSGASSSSSSGALSSTRQRRVGRFSGGPRFLRQRDSGCIGAPLCRRCNNRHFRECKGGNSGCYTCGHAIHCPQNQHKPQPPSLPPPISIQIHIIRVVTLSILEVIRRIFHIQLVGLNGILEDSPNTWRLLLVVQDHRGSLVNQVTGVVCRDMVIRLAEVEKDDSRHFHDVFPDDLLGLPPDRDMEFTIDLLLGIDPISLTFYRMAPVELRELKIQLQELVDKGFIQPSNSPWRAPVLFVRKKDRTLRLCIEHRQLNQLKIKNEDVPKTAFRTRYGHYEFLVMPFRLTNELAAFMDLMNRSFQQLKYCLTHAPILTIPDDSGNFEIYNDASLNGMGYVLMQHDLRSTGVKLGVEDREKALLASFQVRPILIDRVLEAQMNDEETHELIHALSQGKKKDLRVWESNGMLMQERRMYVPNNDELKKEILDEVHISAYAMHPGGTKMYHTIRPFYCWPGMKREIAEYVSRCAICQQVKAERKKPFGLMQPLPIPQWNWEDITMDFVYKLPRTRNGYDSIWVIVHRLTKSAHFIPVRGKYSLSRLAELFISKIVKYHGVPVSIISDRDPRFTSKVWVAFQEALGLRLLYSTTYHPQTDGQSERTIQTLKDMLRSSILQFGDAWHKHLNLMEFAYNNSYHSSIGMSPFEALYVITMEGVVRFGKKGKLSPRYIGPYQITERVGEVAYRLGLPPELSKVHDVFHVSMLHHYV